In Spirosoma sp. KUDC1026, the sequence ACGTGCTGGTAACGGTTCAATAACCGCTTTTTCGCACTCGACCGGATTGCCTTTTTTGCTGACTTATGATTTGCCATCGATATGTAATAATAAAATCGTTATCGCGATATGAGGGCGCAAAAATAAGAAATTCGGGGAGAACAACCAATAGTTCGCCCCGAATTTCTTAATGATGTACGTCTTTACTGGCGAATATCTGCGTTGATTGTCAACGTATTCGCCCAGGTTGCCTTGTTTTCAGTCAGGAATTGCCTATAGACGGTGCTGTTTTCAAAAAGCTTGATGTCGTCCTCGCTCTGAAAGGTCAGATAATGAACGACGTCATAATCGGCCGTTGATTGATTGGGCAGGATCGTACGCCCTGATTTGTAGCTGATAATTTGCGGAACCTCGTGTTTCATCATCGCGAAGGCGCTCATTTGTTGTTCAACCGCTTTAGTATCAACACCATTTTTGTATTTGATGCATACAATTTGTTGTTTTTGGGCCTTTCTTGCCGGTGAGTAGGCACCATAAACCGTTAGGGCAAAAGCACCCAGTAACATAATAATTAAAGTGTAGCCTTTTACTTTAGCATTCATAATTAGTGTATTTCCTGATAAGTCAAAATAAAATTCCGAAAACACGGACATTCAAAATATAATAATTAAAATAATTATAAATAAAGTACCATGTTTCTGCAAATGTACAACAGATTTATTCTGATTCTTGTTCTGCTTGCGCTTATTTATTCTTTGTCGGCTCAGGCTGCCAGGCTGAAATCAAATCGTAAACAGCCACAGTGGGGTTTTTATGCACACAAGCAGATTAACCGATTGGCAATCTTTACGTTGCCACCGGAGATGATGCCTTTTTTCAAGAAGCACGTTGATTTTCTGACCGATAATGCGGTGAATCCAGACAGGCGCCGGTACGCAGTCGTGGGCGAAGCGCCCCGCCATTTTATCGATCTGGATGCCTACGCCGATACCAGTGCTGTTACGTTGCCCCGATACCATAAGGATGCCGTCAACCAGTACGGAGAGGATACCCTGGCGCTGCATGGCGTCGTACCCTGGCAGATTCAGCTAACGAAATACCAGTTGACTGAAGCGTTCCGACAGCGGAATGTTCGTCGGATTCTGCGCGTAGCCGCTGATCTGGGACACTACATCGCCGATGCTAATGTGCCATTACACACGACCCGTAATTATAACGGGCAGCTAACGAACCAGCAGGGAATTCACGGCTTCTGGGAGTCGCGGTTGCCGGAGTTATATAGTCTTGATTACGATGTACTAACCGGCCAGGCTGAGTACGTATACGCACCCCAGAAGCAGGCCTGGCGTGCTGTGTTCAATGCCCATGCCGCCCTGGATTCGGTGCTGCGATTTGAGCAGGAGTTGACGGCGGCAGTGGGAGAGAACCGGAAATACGGATTCGAAGAACGTAACGGGCAGACGACAAAAGTATACTCCGCTGATTTTTCGCGGCAGTACCATGAACGATTGCAGGGGCAGGTTGCCCGGCAGATGCGGGCGTCGATCAAGATGATCGGTGATTTCTGGTACACCTGCTGGGTTGATGCCGGGCAGCCTGACATGCGGGCGCTCGCTAACTATGAACTGACCGAAATCGAGCAAACAGAAGATGCCGAGGAGAAAAAAAACTGGTTACAGCGGTTGTTCTCGGCGCGGGAGGAAGGAAATTAATGATTGATCTTACCAAACAGAGTTGCCAATTGCTGGAACTCGGTAAAGCTTGTTTGACCACAATAAGCTAGTGAGCCTTTAATCCGAATCGTAATTGTCAGCGATTTTGTGCCGCTTGGTTTTTCTAATTGTTCTGCCAGCATAAGCGCCAGCCGCTGACGTTCGATAGCGAATAAATGTTTCCAACTTTGTTCGTGTCGGATTAAGAATACGTAAGTGATATCCGGTGTAGAGCCAACGCGAAGCTGCTCGCGGGGAAGATTAAACTGAGCGTTGTAACTTCCCTTATATAGTCTGGCCTGTGCAGTTTTTACCTGAATCCGGCTGAGGTTGCCGTCTGTATCTCTGACGACAAAAATGTCGTCTCCACGGTCAACTTCCGGAATAGCAACGTTCCATCCCAGCATCAGAAATTCGGACATGACAAACAACTGCCCTGCCTTTCCGATGTAGTTATTAAACATTTTACTCATTCCGGTAGCTGAAAACCAGATCGTTAGTGCGGGGGTCGATGAAGTTAACAGGTCCCACCGTTTTAATCGTCTCGTCATCCAACCCCAATAGAATAGGCAGGACAAATCGTTCTACCCGATTGTGGTATGTTTCGAAGTCAGATTTGGTGTCATAATTGACAAAAACGCTGCCTGACGGATGGGCATTCGGAAATTGCTCGTAGAAATTCTTCCGGGACAGGGGAGACAGGCTGTAAGTTACGCCATCCAGTTGCCGGTTTACGTAAACGCTGATAGGAGACATGGTCGTTTTTAGCCAAAAATAAGTCAAAAGGGCCATCCGAAGACGACCCTTTTCGCCAATTAAACCGTCAGTTTTTTCATGTACTCGGCATCGTTTTTCATGCTGATCATAACCTCTTGTGGGTATTCTTCTTGTTCAACGATGAAATACTTAATGCCGCTGTCCATAGCCGTACGTAGCGTTTTCTTGAAATCGACGGCGCCTTTACCCAGATCGTTCTGAACAGGTTTGCCGTTTTCTTTTGTGTAATCTTTAATGTGGCACAGTTCGTAGCGTTTGCCGTATTTCTTCAGATGCGCTACGGTATCGACGCCCGCTACGTCGATCCAGCACAGGTCCAGCTCGAACATAACGTTCTTCGGATCGGTGTTAGCCAGCAGGTATTCCTGCGGCAGTTTGCCGTCGAGGGGTTTGAATGAGTAGTCGTGGTTGTGGTAACCGAATTTCAGACCGGCTTTGCGAACCTGCTCACCAGCTTTGTTGAAGTCGTCGGCAATTTTCTTCCAGTCGTCGAACGACTTCTGCGGGCCAATGTATGGGCAAAGAAGATACGACAGACCGGCTTCGCTGGCCATATCAATGCTTTTCTGGAGGCCACCGGGTTCGTCGAAATGCTTCCGGAAGTTGAAGTGCGTACTGATCATTTTAACGCCCAGATCGTTCAGGAACGACTTGCTATCCTTCGGCGTCATGCCCCACAGAAAGCCCTGTGGCCCTTCATAGCTCTCAAACTGTTTGTAGCCCATCTGCGCCAGCTGGGTCATAATGCCTTTCGGATCCTTGGGTAATACATCACGGACACTGTACAACTGGACACCGAATGGATCGATGGTTTTAGCCAGGGGGCGGGCCAGTAAGTCTGTTTGGCTAAGGGTAAACGCACCAGCGGCCATCAGACCAGACTGTTTCAGGAAATTACGTCGTTGCATGAGTAAAAGGTTTCTTTCATTTAGAAACGCAAAGTACAGCGGGTTCTACGTAAATCAAACGGTGTTTTTTCCGGACGGGGTTCTTTGCAGCGTTTCGGACGTATCTTTGCCCACTTTTCCGGATACCAATGACATTCACGAAAATTTTCCTGCAAGCTGGTCGTGATGAAGCCGTTCGTCGGTTTCATCCCTGGGTATTTTCGCGGGCAATCGGTCGTTACGAGGGAAATCCCCACGATGGCGATGTAGTAGAAGTATATGATCGAAAGGGAAATTATCTGGCTACGGGGCACTACCACGATGGGAGTATTGCCATTCGGATTTTCTCGTTTGCGGCCACCGCTGGCGGTCGTGTGATCCCTGATGTTGACTACTGGACGCAGA encodes:
- a CDS encoding Dabb family protein, whose amino-acid sequence is MNAKVKGYTLIIMLLGAFALTVYGAYSPARKAQKQQIVCIKYKNGVDTKAVEQQMSAFAMMKHEVPQIISYKSGRTILPNQSTADYDVVHYLTFQSEDDIKLFENSTVYRQFLTENKATWANTLTINADIRQ
- a CDS encoding sugar phosphate isomerase/epimerase family protein, with the protein product MQRRNFLKQSGLMAAGAFTLSQTDLLARPLAKTIDPFGVQLYSVRDVLPKDPKGIMTQLAQMGYKQFESYEGPQGFLWGMTPKDSKSFLNDLGVKMISTHFNFRKHFDEPGGLQKSIDMASEAGLSYLLCPYIGPQKSFDDWKKIADDFNKAGEQVRKAGLKFGYHNHDYSFKPLDGKLPQEYLLANTDPKNVMFELDLCWIDVAGVDTVAHLKKYGKRYELCHIKDYTKENGKPVQNDLGKGAVDFKKTLRTAMDSGIKYFIVEQEEYPQEVMISMKNDAEYMKKLTV
- a CDS encoding zinc dependent phospholipase C family protein, with amino-acid sequence MYNRFILILVLLALIYSLSAQAARLKSNRKQPQWGFYAHKQINRLAIFTLPPEMMPFFKKHVDFLTDNAVNPDRRRYAVVGEAPRHFIDLDAYADTSAVTLPRYHKDAVNQYGEDTLALHGVVPWQIQLTKYQLTEAFRQRNVRRILRVAADLGHYIADANVPLHTTRNYNGQLTNQQGIHGFWESRLPELYSLDYDVLTGQAEYVYAPQKQAWRAVFNAHAALDSVLRFEQELTAAVGENRKYGFEERNGQTTKVYSADFSRQYHERLQGQVARQMRASIKMIGDFWYTCWVDAGQPDMRALANYELTEIEQTEDAEEKKNWLQRLFSAREEGN